The window AATTGAACACGCCCTGACTTTGGTTAGAGATCAGCTAGATCATCCCATTGCCATAGCAGGTGTGCTGGCAACTCGGTATGACCGCAGGAACAATCTTAGTAAAGAAGTTTTGGATGCCCTAACTGAGCATTTTGGCTCAAAGATGTTTAAAACAGTGATTCCTGAGACGGTGAAAATCCGAGAAGCACCTTCTCACGGGCAATCTATCTTTGAATACGACCCAAACGGTGTAGGTGCTTCTTCTTACCGGGAATTAGTTAATGAGGTGTATAAATGGCAGTAAATAAAGGTAAGTCGCGTTCAGTTCTCGGTGCTAATCCTTTAGCAAAAGGGGTTTTCAACAAAACTGAGGTAGAAACTCAGTCTACTGAAGAAATAATCAATAATCAAGAATCTAGATTCTTGATTAAAGGTGATAGAGAGGCAGTGAATCTGCGCCTACCTCTCGAACTGAACGACTGGCTCAACGAGCTACTAAAAAAAGGTAAGCGCAAGCATGGTGCTAAAGTACCGAAGGAAGTTTGGGTGCAAGCTGCTTTGGAATTGTTCAAGGCAATGCCCGTAAACTGGGAAGAGATTGATTCAGAGGAGAATTTGCAGTCAGCACTATTGAATCTAGAAACTAGAATAAAGAATATAGAAAATATTTAAATAAGCTCTAAGGAACATTCCAAAGGTTTTTATGAACAAGATGGTAACGGTTGTATTTGATGGAAATGTTTTGCGCCCAGATGCGCCCTTGGGTTTGACACCGAACACGCGTTATGTCATTACAATTCAAGAATTAAAATCCCCATTACCCGATGGGGATGCTTGGGATGTGCTGGAGGCAATGGTAGGAACTGTTGAGGCATGTGAGGACTGGTCTAGTGAACACGATCATTATTTGTACGGGACTCCTAAGAGCAATTTAGGCAATCCATGAGTAATGAGCGCTTGTTTTTGGATACAGTATTTATCCAGGCTTTGTTGAATAAACGCGACCAGTATCATCATCAGGCTAAAGCATTTCTGCCAAGAGTACGAGCGGCAATGGCTGTTTGGGTAACAGAAGCGATATTGGTAGAAGTTGGTAATGCTTTGGGTGCTGTCAATCGCCCAGGGGGAGCGCAATTTATCCAGCAGTGTTATAACACTGCTAATTTACAGGTGGTAACTGTGGATACACCATTGTTTAACCGTGCGTTACAGCTTTATAACGAGCGTCTTGATAAAACTTGGGGTTTGACAGACTGTATTTCTTTTGTCGTAATGTGGGAACAAGGTTTGACAGATGCAGTTACTGCTGATCTACATTTTGTTCAAGCTGGGTTTCGGGCATTGTTGCGCTAAATGAAGCCAGAAGAGTTTGAGCCACCTATTCCACGTTTTGGCTCTTTCGTGACGTTAACATACCACTAATGGTTCTGATCTAATGCCTTTGGGATGTCTTTCAAATCAACCTCATAGACACTTTGAATTGCATCCCGGTGTAATTTCTGATCAAGGTTCTCAAGATTGTTAGCTATAAACCTACGTTGACAGTCTTTCATTATATAGATATCATCACTGTCTATTAACTTTAGCAAAGCACCATTTTTTCTTGAGGGTAAATGTGGTCCCCGTGGAATGTGATTCAAATCGTCGATAGGAATATCTGGATTTTGATTTAACCCGTGCAAACATGCTAAAGTTTCAAAATCTGGTATCCACCTGCGCTGACCTGCTTCCATTATATAGATTGGATCTGAGTGGTATCCCCTTACAAGAGTACCATCCTCCTTATAGCTTGAACTACCTTCTAAGAGAGATAATGATGAGATTATCTTTGTTGCCACTAATACTATAATCGATCCTATTACTGCTGTTAGGATAGCCACTTTTACTTGTATTGGTATACCATCTAAAAAGTTAGTTTTATTATCGGGAGCGTTAGCATTTTTAAGTCGAAAATTCCCCAGATCTGTATTTGCAGGTAATAGCTCAATGAGGCGGTTATATTTCTCGTAGCTATCAGCTTCTACCCATACTTGTCCGCTACGAATATTATCGTCATCAAAATTAACTGTAAATTTGAAAATTCCTTCTGTATCAGAATAGACAACAGACGGAGCGCCTCGAACTTCAAGAATAACCTTAGCTCCATCGATAGGGGCTTGTGTCTTTCGATCTATAATCCGACCATTATAATGAAATCGTTGCATATTTGGCGGATTTAACTTTACCCGTTCCGATTCGGGCGACTGCGGTCAGTGGAATGTGATAATATGACCATTGCCACCTTGAATCACTGGGGCATTGGTGTTGTTAGCGTTGTTCTGTTGTGCTTCTCCGCCATATACATTCTGAAGATTCTGACCTTGAACATTACCAATGTTTATCTCCTGCTGAATTTCACGAGCTAATTTTTCTATTTCCGTCGCAAAATCAGGATCTTCAAGCATCACTGCTTGCAAGTACTGAGCAACTTTCTCTAAATCTGTCTGGGAGCCTTTCTCTGCTTTTTCTAGTGCTATTTGTGCCCCTGCTTTTCCCCGCGTCTTGTGCCAAATCTTTTTCCCTAGCGCGTCTATTTTATCAAGGGTTGCTTTTGTCAGATTCTTAATCGTCTCTCCAAAAGCTGTGTTGAAAGCGAGAGTTGCAATCGCACCAGCAGTTAGTGGTTCCATGTACTACCTCCAGAAGGCGGCATTTTATTTACATTTATACTACATAGTTTCTGTTCTAAATTCCGTAATCAAAATAAAAAACTTATAGCTTAAGTTTCGACTCATAAGTAATACCGATTCCACATAAGGGCTAATACGTGGAATCAGTGCCTCAAAGTCTTTTCACTTCATTCATATCTCCGGCTCTTGCGTCGCCAGAAAAATACCTGTGATGGCTGTTCTGCAACACAACCATGCCGGTCAGTTCTCCTAAACGAATGAGTGCTGACTCCCTAACCCCGATGCCGTTATAGCCATATTTCCCGACATCTCCCCCAACAGTATCCTCGCTACTTTCACCCCATTTCGGACAGACCTAATGAGAATCTGCCGAATAGAAGGGAGAATTCATACCTGTACTAGCTTCTTTAGTTACATCACCATCAAAAAGCTTGACAGTGAGATTTCCATTGACTTGTTGTGCAAAGGGAATCAATAAGCTATTAATATAATTTTGTGCATTCTCTATAGAATCAAATTCATAAAACCCACCAACACTATTAGTATTTACAGCACTCAACCAAGTTTTGGATTTTAAACCAGTAAAATTTTTCATTTCTACATTCACAGGAACCCAATCAATTTGGCTGAAGGGAATAGATACTTGATACTCGGCATATACAAATACTTTACTCATGGTTAATTTCGACCTGATTGTTAATATTTCCAGAATTATTCTCTTATATATAGCAATATTCAATCATTTAACAACAACAAAATTCACAGATGAATATGCAGATATGTAGTTTATAGGTATCCTGTTCTCCTCTCAAAATCCTCGCGAGGCTGAAGGCAGCTATACTGAGGGCAGAAAGTAATCCCCATAAAAAAATTGAGAGTTGGTGTGTTGGATTCAACTCCAGTTAAGAAAAAGCGAATTGGAGATGACTTAAATATTTTGATTTTTACCGATAGACAGTTCTTTTTTACTATGTTTTAACTGCTTCCAAAGCGCCCTGATTTGGTTGTAGGCTTCTTCAGGAGAGAGTTTACCAGATGTTTCTAGGCAAGATATATAACCAACTTTTTGAGAAAATTCCTGTAGATTGGCATTAAACACTATGTTCTCTGGCTGAAATTGACCATAATACCGACTGCGAGGGTAGATAAAGCTCTCAAGGTCTTTTGAGTTATCTTGTACCATTAATGTGTCCTAGTTATATGTTTTACTGATATTAGCAATAAGGTTTTAACTTAATTATTTTTCTAATGCCATATATCCCAGAAGAAAAATTATTTTCTAACTGATACGTTTAACAAGCAAAACTCAGGTAATCACTACAAAATGGTGCAGGTGGTCAAAAATTGGATTAATCACGCTGCATCCTAAGTTTGTTGCTTAACTTATCAGGGAAGTCAGCAAAATTTATGCAAAATGCTCCCATGAAAATCTAGCTTTTTATTTTGTTCAATCTGGCAGCAACCCCTGAGCCTTGAGGATTGTTTGGATCACCGACTAAAACCCCGCTTTGGTTGCTTTTGCTCCAATATATCTTGTTGCTGCTGTTGCTGTTCAATAAGAATCTCATTCCAAGTAAGCCCACTAGGTGCAATTCTTTTAGCGACAGGCAGCATTTTCTGAACAACTTGGGATGCTTCATTACCAAGATCATCATTATTAAATGCCAGCCCAATCCTGTTGATATTTCTGAGGAGTTCAAAGGGCAAGTCATTCGGATCATCCACTGCCATGTACATTGTTCTCGGTAGTGGTTGCCCAAGGTGTCGTTTAGAGTCAATCTCTGCCATTGTCAGGGCATCAATGGGGGAAGAACACAGGTATACTCTCTCGATTTTATCGTCTGCCGAGACACCCAATAAGAGGTGAAACCACCCGTCAGAGCGATCGCCTTTGGCGGGGCGTAGCCAGGAACTGTTTTCGGGGTACTCCGTACAACGATTGTCAAGTCGTGCAGTATCCCAAATCAGTGCGCCTGACTTTTCACCGTTTAAATCTCGCTTGATAAACACAACCCGTCGCTGCTGGTCTATATAACCTAGCCCCTGCCGTTGTAGTGGCTCTACAAGGAAATTGGTTAGACCGCGTTTTTGAGTGAGGTAGTTTTGCAATACTGGGCGTAGGCTTTCATCTTCTGGTGGTGGCGTGAACTGGGGTGAACTCTGTTTTTGCTCTCTATTGGATGCCAGTTTATTGTTAGCGATTAAAACTAATGCTTTAGCTTCATCAGTAGTCCATCCGGCAGGACTGGCTAGTATAATTTCTTTAACATCTTGGGCTAGTTTATTATCTAATAGCGCCTTGATAGCAATTTCTTTGTCTCGGTCAGTCACTAATAAGTTTTGCAAGTCGGTGCTGTAATACTCATATAAATCGGCTGGAAGATTATCTTTTAGCTTTGGTTTATCTGTAGTTATAGTTGGAGTTTGATTAAGAGCAATTGCGTCTACTGGTTTTTGCGATCTATGGAGTTGCTCCAAATAAACAATCGCTGCTTCCAGGTCGTCGAATATGGTTCTTCCGGCTGATAGCTGCTGCTGAGATTGAGAAAGTTGTTGTGTTAATTCTAATACTGTTTCAGTTAATGCTGATTCAACAGTAGATTGCTCAACATAATCATAAATTGATGAAATGGCTCTCTTCTCTAGATATGATTGTAACTCAGTTGTAAGCACTGCATCCAGGTCATTAAATGTAGCTTTAGCTGTAACAAGTTCCTCTTTGTATTGAGAAAGTTGTTGCGTTAATTCTAATACTGCTTCAGTTAAGGCTGACTCGATAGTTGATTGCTCAATATAATCAGAAATTGATAAGATAGCTTTCTTCTCTAGATATGATTGTAACTCAGTCGCAAGCACTGCATCCAGGTCATTGAATGTAGTTTTAGCTGTAACAAGCTGCTCTTTGTATTGAGAAAGTTGTTGCGTTAATTCTAATACTGCTTCAGTTAAGGCTGACTCGACAGTTGATTGCTCAATATAATCAGAGATTGATAAGATAGCTTTCTTCTCTAGATATGATTGTAACTCAGTCGCAAGCACTGCATCCAGGTCATTGAATGTAGTTTTAGCTGTAACAAGCTGCTCTTTGTATTGAGAAAGTTGTTGCGTTAATTCTAATACTGCTTCAGTTAAGGCTGACTCGACAGTTGATTGCTCAATATAATCAGAGATTGATAAGATAGCTTTCTTCTCTGTATGGGATTGTAACTCTTGAGTAATCGCCGCTAATAGCTCGTCGAATGCGGTTCTACCTGCATCGCTCTGCTGCCGATATTGAGAGAGTTGTTCTGCTAATTGTGGTAACGTTTCAATCAAGGCATCATTAACTGCTGACTGCTCAATAAAATTAGCAATTGCATCAACTGCTCTTTGTGATACAAGTCGTTGCTCCACATCAGCAATCGCAGATCCAAGGTCATCTAATATGGTTTTATTATTAGCTAGCTGCTGGTGATATTGAGAGAGTTGTTCTGTTAATTGTGGCAACGTTTCACTTAAAGTTGACTCAACTACTGACTGTTCAATCAAGTCAGAGATTGTATTTATAAGTTCTGAACTGGCTCGTTGTTTTGCATCTGATTTAGCTGGGTTTAGCTGGTGTTTAGTTTCGGCTTGAGCTTCTTTCGGGAAGATGGTTGATATTATCTGTTGATTAACTTGGCTATTATCTACAGATTCTAAGAAATTATTTAAGTATTTAATTTCGCTATCGTCCCGTAAGGGGTAGTAGTTTATCCCCAATTCTGTCTGAAGCTTTGTAAATGAACACTTATATTTATTGAGATTACCTCCTTGTTTCCAGAGCAAGCGGGGGCTACCATCTTCATTAACTGAGCCGATATCAATACCAAACTTGATACCCCTTACCCCACCGTGACCGTAATAACTGACGATTGCTTTAACTTGATGCTCTCTCCATAACTGCTCAATTAGCTGGGGCATTGTGGGTTTATCTGCTGCCACTTGCTCAATCGCCCGTCGCATTATTTCTTCGCCTGGAAGTCCCAAACTCTCGACTCGTTCCAGTTGATTCCGAGTCATAGCCTTTTGCTTACTTTCCCAACTACTTTGGACTGGGGTTAGCTGAAATTCTCGCTCTAGCAGTCGGGCGGAGTGTTCCGAATGGGCGTAATTGTTCCAAGTGCGGATAGATTTACCATCTAGGTTATTAACTCTAGATGCAACAATGTGGGTGTGGTCGTGTTCTTTGTCAGAGTGCCGCGCTATAAAAAAGTCATAAGCTGGTAGTTCTGATTCTATAAACTCATCAACTAGCTGGTTTAGTTTGGTGTCAGTTATCCTTTTATCTGGCTGTTTGACTTGGGATTCATCACCTTGAAGCCGCGACAACACAATGACCGATGCCAAGTGACGTTGGGAAAGATTAGCTAATTCGTCATCATTTAGCGTTCTATCATTTTTCGGTACACTAAGCATTAAGTGATAGCATGGGTCTTTTAGCTGTGGGTTAAGATGGGCTGATAGGCTAAACTGCTCTACCAGTTCATTGGTACTTCTCCCGTACATATTCCCGCCAATTATTTTGGCTTTCTCTTTCTCAAGCACATATTTAGTAGTGCCACGGAATGATTTGTTAGCTTTGACTTTGGTAATCATTGCGCTGCACCTCTTCCGTAGGTTGAGTGAGTAATTGGCGAGTCTGTTCTAAAAGTGCGGTCAGTTCTTCAAGAGTTTTCAGATATGATTTCACTTCATTACTCAGAGGTTGGCTACCAATTTTCACAGCTTCGTTAATAGCCCTAGTCTGCTGATTCAGGTTGTTGCCAATCTTCTTTAGCTCGTAGATAGCCTGTCGGTTCACTTCGGGAATGACTAACTTAGGATGTGGTAAAGGATAGTCAAATAATCTCGCTCTAATATAGTCACTTTGCACCACTCCACTACACCGTTGCTCTAGTCTAGCTTTCTCGGCATAGCTAGCCCTAAACGTGATGGTTACTTCTCGCTTTTCATCTGGTGCTACTGACCGATTGGTTAATGTGTCAGCTAATTGATTACTGAGATTGGTACGGGGGTCTGGCTGCATAAATAGTTAGGCGTTTAGCTATTTCAATATTTATTTTTCACCGGGTTATTCGCTGTAGCTGCTATGGCACGCAGTGCCGCGCAGGTAGGCGAATAACCCGGAAATCTCTTGACTTATTCACCCCTTGGGAAGAATAGTTTTTTGGGGGTTTGGGGGATACCCCCAACAAGCAAACACACCGCTTTTACCGAAGGTAAAAGTAGCACGTAGTGCGTTATGGTGTATTGCTTGCCTCACCCCCCCACGACAGGACTAGGGTAAACCAGAACCAGGGGGCACAACGGGAGGCTGGGGGAGTAAGAGACTTTGGCGAACCACGAGTGGCTGTCTGCAATTACCTCGGTGTAACCGAGGGCAGGGTCTGTTTAACAATGCTGCCAACAGCCTTTGATACTAAGAATGTTGATTCATGGGTAACTGCTTTTTTAGACTAGTCTACCTCACGAGGATACAAACCCTTTTTTGTTGATATTTGTCACATCACGACAAGAAACTTAAACTTTTTCTGACCACGACTTTTTTACAATGGAATAATTTATTACTAATGCTGAATATGTCGCGCAAACCGAAAGCTGTCCCTTTATCAAAAATAGAAGATATTCAAACCAGTCTTAAACAGAAAGCCGCGACTCCTAAAACTATCAGCCTGTCAGATTTAGTTCTCAGTTTGGCTAAACCTATTCAAGATATGTTAGACGCTGGCTACTCCTATGACGATGTTTCTGATGTGTTTAAAGGTCATGGGGTAGAACTAGCGGCCAGTGGTCTGAAGAGTTTTCATAAAAAAGCTTCAACAATAACGGAGAATAGTTCGAGTAATGAATCATCAGATAAAGCGGTTGATGAATCAGTTAATTCTGACTCCGAGCCAGAATTAACTGATTCATCAACCTCAACTAATGATGACATTCCACCAGTAAAGCCGGATAGTTCATCACAGAATAGTAGTGAACCATCCGACTCATCACCATCTCAAACTACGAAACGCAAAAAAACAACACCTAAGACTTCTGCCCAATTTAATATCACCGATAGGAGTGAAATATGAAACGCATCGTGATGATACTGGGGGGCAAGGGTGGTACAGGTAAGACTGCCTTTACTCGCTTACTGCTGGATGTAATGCACAATAAAAGCATTAATTATCTAGCTTATGATGCAGATACAGAGAATCCAGAACTGTACGAATACTATCAAAACTTTGGCTCAGGGGTAAGGCTGCTGAACTTCCTGGAGGTGGCAGAGGCGAAACGCTTCTTTACGGAAATTAAAGCGGAATCACCCGACTCAATAATAGTAGATATGCCGGGGGCATCAAGCAATAAAACTAGGGAGATTATCAGTAAGTTTGGGCTATTCAAGATTGCAGGTGATTTGGGTTATCGGGTAACGCTAGTGACTGTGCTTAACCTTGGGTACTCAGTCATCACTAGCTTAAAAACTATGGCTGAGTTCTGTAGCGATAAGGCAGATTATGTAGTGGTAAAAAATCTCTGCTGGGATAAAGGTTCAGGTTTTCAGCGCTGGGAGAATAGCAAAACATCGGCAGCTATAGCCGAACTAAAAGGTATAGAAATAGAAATGCCAGAGCTAGACTACTCGAC is drawn from Nostoc sp. KVJ3 and contains these coding sequences:
- a CDS encoding type II toxin-antitoxin system VapC family toxin is translated as MSNERLFLDTVFIQALLNKRDQYHHQAKAFLPRVRAAMAVWVTEAILVEVGNALGAVNRPGGAQFIQQCYNTANLQVVTVDTPLFNRALQLYNERLDKTWGLTDCISFVVMWEQGLTDAVTADLHFVQAGFRALLR
- a CDS encoding YdhR family protein, which produces MSKVFVYAEYQVSIPFSQIDWVPVNVEMKNFTGLKSKTWLSAVNTNSVGGFYEFDSIENAQNYINSLLIPFAQQVNGNLTVKLFDGDVTKEASTGMNSPFYSADSH
- a CDS encoding relaxase/mobilization nuclease domain-containing protein, yielding MITKVKANKSFRGTTKYVLEKEKAKIIGGNMYGRSTNELVEQFSLSAHLNPQLKDPCYHLMLSVPKNDRTLNDDELANLSQRHLASVIVLSRLQGDESQVKQPDKRITDTKLNQLVDEFIESELPAYDFFIARHSDKEHDHTHIVASRVNNLDGKSIRTWNNYAHSEHSARLLEREFQLTPVQSSWESKQKAMTRNQLERVESLGLPGEEIMRRAIEQVAADKPTMPQLIEQLWREHQVKAIVSYYGHGGVRGIKFGIDIGSVNEDGSPRLLWKQGGNLNKYKCSFTKLQTELGINYYPLRDDSEIKYLNNFLESVDNSQVNQQIISTIFPKEAQAETKHQLNPAKSDAKQRASSELINTISDLIEQSVVESTLSETLPQLTEQLSQYHQQLANNKTILDDLGSAIADVEQRLVSQRAVDAIANFIEQSAVNDALIETLPQLAEQLSQYRQQSDAGRTAFDELLAAITQELQSHTEKKAILSISDYIEQSTVESALTEAVLELTQQLSQYKEQLVTAKTTFNDLDAVLATELQSYLEKKAILSISDYIEQSTVESALTEAVLELTQQLSQYKEQLVTAKTTFNDLDAVLATELQSYLEKKAILSISDYIEQSTIESALTEAVLELTQQLSQYKEELVTAKATFNDLDAVLTTELQSYLEKRAISSIYDYVEQSTVESALTETVLELTQQLSQSQQQLSAGRTIFDDLEAAIVYLEQLHRSQKPVDAIALNQTPTITTDKPKLKDNLPADLYEYYSTDLQNLLVTDRDKEIAIKALLDNKLAQDVKEIILASPAGWTTDEAKALVLIANNKLASNREQKQSSPQFTPPPEDESLRPVLQNYLTQKRGLTNFLVEPLQRQGLGYIDQQRRVVFIKRDLNGEKSGALIWDTARLDNRCTEYPENSSWLRPAKGDRSDGWFHLLLGVSADDKIERVYLCSSPIDALTMAEIDSKRHLGQPLPRTMYMAVDDPNDLPFELLRNINRIGLAFNNDDLGNEASQVVQKMLPVAKRIAPSGLTWNEILIEQQQQQQDILEQKQPKRGFSR
- a CDS encoding MobC family plasmid mobilization relaxosome protein; translation: MQPDPRTNLSNQLADTLTNRSVAPDEKREVTITFRASYAEKARLEQRCSGVVQSDYIRARLFDYPLPHPKLVIPEVNRQAIYELKKIGNNLNQQTRAINEAVKIGSQPLSNEVKSYLKTLEELTALLEQTRQLLTQPTEEVQRNDYQSQS